TGAGACTTTGACTTCACTTCCACACAATATCCATCATCCATCCTGACAGAGAATAAAGACCTAAAGTTGGGGGTGGTGGATGCAGCCAGAAAAAGTGAAAGTCGTGCTTGATAAAAAACACACTTGTCTAACAGCATGGTCAAATATATGAAAGAGTATCTCTCAACAGTAAATCAGTGTTTGATTGATCTATCCTGGTGCAATCAAACTAATAGGCTTCTCACTACAAATTCCAGGAAGACTCAATACTAACTGAATACAAAACTAATAGTGGAGTttgtccttgtcttccttgagggtttaggttggctgaagggcagttctatgggcaatcatgaatgtctgtgacattgcttgtaaaagggcaaaacaaatacattttgatttgacttGATTTCATGATTTAGTCCAGTTGGCTACAATAATCTAAGAGTATTGTAATGAAGTAAAAATTCACAAAAAAAACGTTCCCATGTCACAGGCCAGTCTACACGACAACGACAACTACAACACCATCATGGAAGGAGTGAACACCGTGAGCAGATTTGGTATGTCCTGTAGCTTTCCAGCACCCAAACGGAACAAAGTCTCattaaaaaatgaaaacaaatcaTTATATTTGATCTTCGGTAGCACTCTGTactgatttaacccttgtgctgccttcgggtcacatgacccaaaggttcataacgaaccattgttgtgtttacccaattttacccaatacaaaaacaaattaaaaaaaatttcttttaacctttgcaatgtggggggtctgagacagcccaacggttaaaagaaaaggcttcactttgtttttgtatgtggtaaatttgtcgcaatacaacggtgggtcacaatgactaatgggtcagaatgacccaaagataacacaagggttaaacctggAAAGTTCAAGTTAGGTCTACATGAAGTTGGGTCAAAGTTCGATGAAGACCAAAGTGtgatgtgttgtggtgtgtgaagGTAAGAGCAGTTCTGTGGAGCCGTTTTCTCTGCTGGCGCTGTTGCCCAACGCCACAGATCAATACTACACGTACAAtggctccctcacctccccaccctGCACCGAGACCGTGGAGTGGATTGTTTTCAAACACAACGTGGCCATATCAGAGACTCAGGTGagcgcagtacacacacacacacacacacacacacacacacacacacacacacacacacacacacacacacacatacactcccgaGTGCATGAGATGTACAGAAATAAATCCAGctccactgaaacacacacacacacagtacttcttgctgtcacacacacacacacacacacacgacccatATCTGAGTCAGATGGAGAGTCTGTGTAACCGAAGGGGCCCCACTCATCCCACTTAGCCTGCCTTCTGCCTGCTCGGTTTCTGCTCATTAACGACAGACTGAGCTGGACTCATTTAAGTCAGCAGGGCCTGAAAATCTATGTTTGATTGATGTAGGTCAAATGGTTCAGCTGGTTGGAATAGCTGGTTGATTTCTGCATTTCAGCGCGGCACAACCCCAGTGCGAGTTAAGATGTTAAAGTGTGCGAGTTGTGTCTTAGGATGAAATCTTTTGCTTAATGATAATACATATATTATGTATAATATGAGCTAGACAAGGATAAGGGTGTGCAGCTTGactgtgaatttgtgtgtgtgtgtatgttaaacgtgagtgtgtgtgtgtgtgagtgtgtgtgtgtgtgtgtgtgtgtggaacctgtgtgtgaaacgtgtgtgtaaaatgtgtgtgtgtagtggagtgtgtgtgagagagaaaggtacatgggtaacactttataataagtcaacgctttttggcatttacaaagtgttaactaataggtagttaaccctttataaaacattttgaaacattaacaatacattattatatagttaataagcttattattaaatgctatgttaatcattaataaacactgttaaacattatggatttgattcataatacaattcataaggtgtttgataactgcattaccatactttatagacagcttgttaatatagttgcaaaccagtagtttataatctgttaatggtacatgagctggtatagaaagcattagcaaatggtgaacaaaccatttacattacctttacaaagcatgagtaaataactaacaacatattaacttatgtctttaattaatgtacgccaagtcgaatacatgatgtacactactacttagcagatgtcttaacaactattttataaacacttactaatgatgcaacttgtgattagtaatgcaagttataaagcatttactaactgttagttaaggcttttgtgttatttattaaggtattcttgtccattctcaaacctcacattcacaaaggtatcgtaacaactattttataaacacttactaatgatgcaacttgtgattagtaatgcaagttataaagcatttactaactgttagttaaggcttttgcgtgacctaatctaaagtgtgaactatctctgccttattaaacatttataagttatttattaaggtattcttgtccattctcgaacctcacattcacaaaggctgaacatacgtttctcaaaaggaaacagacacaacacaatgtgaaacacaaaattactattttattgaagtaatgacaggcatgtgtcttactaactacttagctctactagccgagagtgacagcggtcgatacgttaaaacctcagtttgatatttcccggcatgactgaatggtcgaggttagtaagttgtttattatatggcatttttagctcttttcatttaaaacatgtagttttgttcagctctactcgtcttctcacggtgtgtttcaggtgttagcacctagcaaccaatctgaaatctgagcaaccaaacctagcaatctgcctagcgcttgtcgtttatctctctgtgttcacacttttctgctcttttagaaagttaagaatttcctcgtcgctgttgatgtcttcattgtcatctggatagtaaaactcctcgatctcgctcattttgaagatgacatcagcggagggcaataagaatacgtatcagaccgcagatgaggtcaatacgcgcatagatatacgcggctggcatgactacccattagccaatcagaacgctcgtactgttgttgcaattgaaccaatatgctgttcttattggttcagaagacgttctcaaaagagttgttgatatgttgccttggagatgtagtgacgtcaccagtacaagtgcagctgattgctctgacaagatggcgtctgctccagattcgccgtgtttgatttgggatcttcccacgtattgttgtagtatataagaaaccaaatgtttactcttcgacaggtcagcaaacgctttgtcgcctaaatttgttaaaacgatttgtttgtaaacctcgacctacgatctcggttaacaaacgttttaacaaatctctgctttcaaaggcggttgcagacctgtcgaggagtagctaaacatttgaagtttattacagccatttttggaaaataaaatacagcttcgggtaaccaacttttataccaattctactgtattgcttcttaatggaaataaaatactattttattacccaggtaaataaattaacagctatttcttctaaaaaacaaaaacacaacatctataggcctatagtctttctataaatgcttaataaggcataaatagttcacactttagattaggtcacgcaaaagccttaactaacagttagtaaatgctttataacttgcattactaatcagaagttgcatcattagtaagtctttataaaatagttgttaagatatctgcaaagcatagtgtacatcctgtattcgacttggcatacattacatttacattttacatttagtcatttagcagacgctcttatccagagcgacttacagttacttacaggcaagtagggtgaagtgccttgcccaaggacacaacgtcagttggcatgaccgggaatcgaactggcaaccttcggattactagcccgattccctcaccgctcagccaacagactcccacattaattaaagacataagtaaatatgttattagttatttactcatgctttataaaggtaatgtaaatggtttgttcaccatttgctaatgctttctataccagctcatgtaccattaacaccttttaaactactggtttgcaactaacaagctgtgtataaagtatgataatgcagttatcaaacaccttatgaattgtattatgaataaaatgcataatttttaacagtgtttattaatgatcaacatagtgtttaataataagcttattaactatttaataatgtattgttaatgtttcaaaatgttttataaaggattaactaactattagttaacactttgtaaatgccaaaaagcgttgacttattataaagtgttaccggtACATGTGTGACATGACGTGGGCACCCCCGAGTGTCTCAAACACACCTCCGAAAATAGCGTGGTGTTCCCTCTCCCTGCATCAGCGACAGGGCTCTGAAACCTTGTGCGtcagaccaaacacacacacacacatataggcacagaaacacagaacaaTCATGAATATTGTACGGCAACTGCGTCGGAACAGGAACTAAGAAGCAGAGactttccttctctgtcttcctctcacacactctctcttctccgGAAACTTCTCATCTGGCTTCACGCACTTTCAAATCTCAGTTTAGCAGAGCAGAAGGAATTGCTATATATCATTTGGAAAGGGAAGTGTGCatgcctcaccccccccccccccccaccatgatCCGCTTTAAATCCGGGAGTTATTTTTTTTGcaacaggaagagggggagggggaagtaaGCCCACGATACGTGCCCAGATAAGTGGAAGTCTGTTCCCAGCCCACTGAACACATGAACTGATACACAGGCTTTCCCTTTTGCCAACATGATCTTCTCCCtctgacacgcacacgcacacacaccaatacacacgcacgcacttgtCATGTCACTTTGTTTCTTTGGGTGGACTGATCTGGCCCCTTATGCACGTCGTTGCCCTCGCTTTGCTTTCTCTGTCAtcttcttttcccctctccctcaaatctctctctctcgttcctccccccctcccgtctccctccacccctcccctccctgtcttcccccccccccccccccccagttggaGGTGTTCTGCGAGGTGATGACCATGGAGCAGGCGGGCTACGTCATGCTGACTGACTACCTGCAGAACAACTACCGGGAGCAGCGGCTGCAGTTCAGCGGCCAGGTGTTCTCCTCCTACACCGGCGTCGAAGATCTCCTCACACCCAGTACGTGTTTGACCCCTAGAACCTCCATCTCAGATCCTAGAACCTGGTCTGTAGAATCTAGTCCCTACCTAGACCCTGGATCAGGGGTGTTctatcctggtcctcggggacTACGAGATATGTTttcgatgtttccctgctccaacacacctgattgaaATGAATGGTCTTGatcaggcttccacagagcttgatcaCGACCCGTTCATTTGAACCAAGTGTGTTGGAGTAGGGAAACATATAGAACATACAAGACAGTGGACCCCGAGGACCAGAATTGGACAGCCCTGCTCTAGACCCGAGACCCTGCACCCTGCCCCTGCACCCTGCACCCTATACCCCACACCCCACATCCTACACCTTACACCCCACACCCTACACCTTACACCCCACATCCTACACCTTACACCCAACACCCCACACCCTACACCTTACACCCCACATCCTACACCTTACACCCCACATCCTACACCTTACACCCAACACCCCACATCCTACACCTTACACCCAACACCCCACACCCTACACCTTACACCCCACATCCTACACCTTACACCCCACATCCTACACCTTACACCCAACACCCCACATCCTACACCTTACACCCCACATCCTACACCTTACACCCAACACCCCACATCCTACACCTTACACCCCACATCCTACACCTTAAACCCCACATCCTACACCTTAAACCCCACATCCTACACCTTACACCCAACACCCCACATCCTACACCTTACACCCCACATCCTACACCTTACACCCAACACCCCACATCCTACACCTTAAACCCCACATCCTACACCTTACACCCAACACCCCACATCCTACACCTTACACCCAACACCCCACATCCTACACCTTACACCCCACATCCTACACCTTACACCCAACACCCCACATCCTACACCTTACACCCCACATCCTACACCTTACACCCAACACCCCACATCCTACACCTTACACCCAACACCCCACATCCTACACCTTACACCCCACATCCTACACCTTACACCCAACACCCCACATCCTACACCTTACACCCCACATCCTACACCCAACACCCCACATCCTACACCTTACACCCCACATCCTACACCTTACACCCAACACCCCACATCCTACACCTTACACCCCACATCCTACACCTTACACCCAACACCCCACATCCTACACCTTACACCCAACACCCCACATCCTACACCTTACACCCAACACCCCACATCCTACACCTTAAACCCCACATCCTACACCTTACACCCAACACCCCACATCCTACATCCTACACCTTACACACTACATCTTACACCCTACATCCTACATCTTAACTCCCAAATCACAACCCCTAGGCCATGACATTTGAGTCCTAACCCCTGCCCCCCAACCAGGGATTTCCTAACCACTTTGGCTCCATAGCTCCCCAGCTCCCCTAAAAACCCTACCTCAGAGTTCATGTCAGGCATTAGTCACGGTCTAATCCAGAGTGAACCACTAAAAAGTGTTTTCAAGTTAAACCCCTAAAACCATGATCAGGGCCACAAATCCAAAATCTTAACCCTTAACTCTCCCCAGCAAACAAATGTTCACGTTGAAAATACAGAACTCCTTTTACTGTAACCCAGGCTGGGTTCCAACATCAAAATGACTGTGACAAGCATGTTTTAGTGGCACAGTAATATCACCCGTTTGCAAGGTCAGTTGAGTTCCTTGGAGGCAAGCGCTTCTCTGATAAAAGATGACGCAAAAGTATTTACTGTAGCGGTTGCTAGGGAACCCAGCTTTGCAGTTTCCCATCGCGCAGCTATTTCTTTGTGAAATTTAAATAAACGCTCAGAAATTCCgtcagaaatgctgcagcactCTGTGCCGGTGTCGGTGCATGTGCTCTCTCAGAGAGGCTTCTTACAGTCAAGTTTTTCGGGCGTGCAATCAAACCTACAAGAATCcacgtccctccctctccccctctttccccactCTTccactctttcttctcctcttctctctctctctcgctcctcacatctccctctcccgcctcctcctccctcgctccgcacgtctccctctcctttcctctctactCAGCTCTCCCTTTttgaaatctctctctctttcatctcactCCCTGTGCTCTCGTCGTCTCTCATGTCCTCCTTCCTCATCGCCTCAGCTCTTAGAACTGCTTATGTTTTCCTCCAAGCATTGCCGTTGGGGACAAACATCAATGACTCCACAGTGACTGCTGCCAACAGACTCATAGAGTAACTACTGACCCTGACCATGATACCTCATTCATATCCTGTAGCGATTGTAACCAACACCATTGAAAGGGCCTCTAATTCTAAGTAAGCCTCTAAGTAGCATTCAAGTTCAAACACTAGCATTTGCTGACAAATGACCTACTAGTTTATTTGTAATTTGCAACAAGTACAAGTACAGGCATATTGGAACTCTTGGACCAGCTCCTCTTTACAGTTTCCTATCTGTCTAACTCTGATTTTTGTAGGTGTTTAATTGACTACTAATTCTCTACTACTACCACTATAAAACTTGTTTGTGTTCTTCTCTTTCCAGCGTGCAGCTCGGAGCCGGGGAACGTCCAGGCAGACGCCAGCAACGACACGACCATCGTGGTGACGTGGGAGCGCCCCCGTGTGGTGTTCGACACGACCATCGACTGGTACTCTGTCTCCTACCAGCGGCTGCAGGGCCGCGAGCAGCCCAGACACGAGTACCGCACCGACGGGGACCAGGACGTGGTGAGGCTGCCTGGcgggctggttggctggcagtctggctggatggctggctgtttgtttgcctgtctgtgtttctgcctgcctgcctgcctgcatgtctgcctgcctgcctttttaactgcctgtctgtccgtctgtctttcctcctgtctgtctggctggctggctgtctacctgtttggctgtctggctggctgtctggctgtctacCTGCTTGGTTGTCAGACATTCAGTTACAAACCCCCAAACGTGTCTTACGGTAGTCAAGTTGAAACCATTAGCTTGGCCTGTAAAGGGTTATGGTTTTGTGTTACTATTACAGTATCAGTATTGCATTCTCTCTACATATGAATCACGTTTAGTAGTAGGCATGCCAGCTAATGGGCTTACAGTGGCCTCACACGGTGAGAGGGCCTTTCTGCATGTGTTACTGACTGTTGTATAGATTGTTGTTTTGTTCTTCCTCTGTCACAACTTTAAACGTGCTTGACTCTGACACCAATGACCGACAAATGTCTCTGGATCGATTGACTGATGGTTGCGTGggcgttttttcttttctccgccATCCCAGGGCGCCATCATCCATGGCCTGCTGGCGAACAGCAGCTACGTGGTTGAGGTGTTGGCCGTCTGCACCAATGGCCTGACAGGACGCATGAGCGACCAGATCATCGTGGACATGCCGCTCGAGGACGCAGGTGAGACCAGGCGACCGCCAATACACCGTGAAGATGAGTCCATGTTTAGGACAGGGCTTAAACATGGAATGTTTTCAGAAATGACGTGCGGGGTTCGTCTTTTCTCATGGCCTAGCTCTCCAAATCTCAACACAAAAGTAGTTATACAGTACTTTGTAGAGTATCTTATCAAATATCAACCACGCGATTAATCCCACTGCTGAGTTCAAAAGACGAGCCATTCCAAGTTGTTGGTACTCGGCCAATCCAGAACCTTCTCTAGCCTGCTGACTCATCTTACCCCATTGGGTTCTCTTCTCTCTAGAGAGTGAGTCAGGTCCGGACACTGACTCAGCAGAAACTGAAGACAACAATGAAGACAACGCACCTCAAGTGGATCAGAACCAGGTGGATCGGGAAGAAGCCAAAGATGAAAGCCCAGTGGAGGAGATCCCGGTGGAGCAGACCAAAGTGTTTCAGAACCGGCTCCTGGAGATCACAACCCAGCCGAGCCCAGATCAGAACCTACCCATCCAGCCCGGCACTCAGAACACGGTTGACCAGAGGAAGCAGAAAGTGGACCCGCCTCGAACTAAACCAGAGCGGGCCGGCTTTGATCCGAACCTCGTGGACCAGAACAAACGGATCACCCCGAACCGAACTCACACcagctctgcctcagacagcaaGAGCTCCATCTGGGTTACCTTGATGACGGACCAGCctggcttcctgtttcctgttgccAAGACAACCAGCATGCCCGTCCGCCGGCGAATCACAGAGGAGTCTTCATTGTCGGCCTCACCCAAGGTAACAGCTTCTTTATCTTCTCTTTATTTCTGTCCATGCTCTGCGCCCACATCCATTTCCGTGCATATAAAATGCTGATGTCTCAATGGGTTTTCATCATCCAGAGCAGAGTCAAGGCTTCCACTTCAGGGGGAGACCTcccaccactggggggcgacatcttccccctccctgcagTGGATATGGAGGTCACTGACATCTACTTTGAGGATGTGGTGAACAGTACTTTGTTTGAGCTGCCCCCTTCTACTACGACTCCACAGGGTAAGAGATGctacttgtcttttttttttttgacaggCCGATTTGTCGTCTTGTGGGCGCTAAACTCGTCGATTTCATTCTTCGAAAGGACTCAATACTCTGACCTGACATGCCTCGGCCTCAACAGAGCTCAATCTTGTCGCGCAGGTAACGGAGATGATCAAGGATTGGTCACATCGCCGCCCAAGGGCGGGGACGTCAGAAGGACCGAGGCTCCGCCTCTCTCGGAGACCCCCCTCTCGGAAACGTCCACTCCCTCCGTGCCCTGGGTCCGGGCGAGATCCGCGACGCCCAGCAACACCCTCTCCACCGGCGACAGCTCGTCTGGGACCTCGTCCATCAGCAAGATCCTGCCTCACACCACCCAGCCCATGTTCAACGGTAgactaacatttacatttagtcatttagcagacgctcttattcagagcgacttacagttagtacagggacattccccccgaggcaagtagggtgaagtgccttgcccaaggaaacaacgtcatttcgcacagccgggaatcgaaccggcaaccttctgattaatagcccgattccctaaccgctcagccatctgaccccctgactTTTCACAACACGACGGCCGACATAGTTCCAAGAGctgaatccacacacacacacacataaggaatTAAAGTAGCTCGAAGATATAACATTACATGATATGACGAAGAGCAAAAATGTGCCCATATCGAATTATGATCATACCATCGTGCTTGatcggtttgtgtgtgtgagcatgtgtaggATGCTGGGGTCAAGGGTGAGTGGTGCAGGGACTTCCTGTCGCGGTTCTTGATGTCGCTCGTGCTTCTCTGATGCTTCTGCACCTCGCGGTGCTACCTGATGGGGTTCGACCGGTTTGGACTGAGACAGACCTGCGTCAAATACATTCAAATACAACGATGGATTTTCAAAGAACCGAGTTTGTAATCACGGGGAATTACTTTTGGTTGATCACACGGGGTGACCTAAATTCAGTACACCTCATGTATTAGGGTGACAGTATTTCCAAATGGTATTTGacccatgtttgtgtttgttgtgggCTTGGTGTGTGGTGGCGCTGACGCTAAGGATGGTGATTGTGCTGGGGATTAGGATTAGGATTCTGATCATTCTTTTATGTTTTGTTGCTTGGCGCTTTACTTTAAGAAAAGCTTCTCAGTGGTGGTGATTTTCTGTCACACACGATTGCTTCTCTCCATTTCTTGAACATCAGCCCGTCGATATTATCttctcctgtcttcttctgGGACTGTTCTTTCCTCCTACATGCTCGCCCTTGGCGCAACGTTGCCCTCTGGTGGTTGTTTTGCACTTTCACGCCACTTCTTCCTTTCTACTAGCAGAGgagctttccctctctctacttcagGATGTGTCTTTTCTCATTGGCCTACGTTTCTTTCATGTTGTGTGCCCGGAATTTTCCGTTCCAGTCAGAACGGACTCCTCCAGCTCTCAGGAACAATCAGAgagctcccccctcccaccgccCCTTGCCTCTTCAGTCCTCGACCGCGAGCCCACAGTCTCCGCCTTTGAGGGGGCCACTCCGGCCCCTCCTCCAACCCAGTCTGAAGAGGCCTCCCTCCACATTCCAGTCCCAGGCACcggcccttcctcctcctccaccaccacccgcaTCCTACCCCCGACCCCtgccatctccacccctcctgaAGGACGCGCATCCACCCTGCACCCCACCGGTCACTCTCCCCAAGAGGGCCTGCTCGACCCACTCTCTCTGGACGGCAAGATGGACTCGAGTGGCTCTGGGTCTGGCCTGTACGATCGCAGCTCGGCCCAGGACAGAGACGTGACCGTGGTTTTCTGGACGGGCCGTTTGTTACCCACGCACAGCCCAGCCTCGGCTccagaacagagggaggggggagaggggaagacatggaggaagatggggggtgaggcagggggtgaggcaggaggtgaggCAGAGCCTGAGACAGTGAGTGAGACAAAGGGTGAGACAGAAGGCGGTATAAGGGGTGAGACAAGGCCTGAGAAAGCtggtgagacagagggtgagacagggggtgagactggagatgagggagggcctgagggagggagtgagaaaggagatgagggagagcctgaggaagggagtgagacaggagatgaggaagggggCGAGACAGGGCCTGTGACAGGATATGAGACAGggcctgagggagggagtgagacaggagatgaggaagggggtgagacagggctTGTGACAGGATATGAGACAGggcctgagggagggagtgagatagGAGATGAGACAGAAGGTGAGACATGGAGTGAGacaggagatgagggagagggtgagacagcaGGTGAGGGAAGGGGTGAGACAGGTACTGAGGGATGGGGCGAAAGACAAGGTGAGACAGGGCCTGAGACAGACTTTGAAGGTCTCTACTCTGGCTTCTACTTTGAGGGCGAGTTGACCCTTGAGGCAGAGGGTGAGACCAAGgtaaagactgagagagacagagagactgggagagagactgggagagagacagagagtccaGCTCAGATAGATGGTTTGAAGCCCTCTCTGTGGAGGTCAGCCACCGTTGAGGACGGCAGCGGCTCCGGGGATGAAGTTGATGGAGGGACCGAAGGAGGATTTGATAGAGAAACAGGTGGAAGTAGGGAAGGACGAGGAGCAGGGATgaaaggagatggaggaagagaaggaggtggaaAAGGAGGAAtagcgggaggaggaggggggaaagaagGTCGAGGAGCTAAAGAGGATCTTCTCGGTGTTGGTAACTTGACAGTAGAGCTGCGGCTCCCTGTGTTTAACATCAGCACGGCTGTGGAGCTGAACAGGAAAGGTACAGTTGCGCCACACACACTTAGGAATGAGCGATTACAGAAGTGACATCCGATAGATATGATTGCTGTATttcagttggtgtgtgtgtgtacgtgtgtgcgtgtgtaaatgtgtttgtgtgtgtgtgagagagagtgagagagagagagagagagagagagagagagagagagagagagagagacagagagagagacagagagagagacagagagagacagagagagagacgagattATAACCTGCATGTTGTCCCTCCCACCTCTAGAGGGCAGTAACAGCAGCCATGAGTCCAGGGTTGGCATGGTGGGCagcggggtggagagggagcggAGGACTGTGGTGCCCCTGGCGGTGGTCTCCACTCTCACCATCCTCTGTCTCCTCGTCCTGGTTGGCATCCTCATCTACTGGAGGTTGGGAACTACTTTTTCACACTCCACCCTGTTTCTTCTACGTCAGACGTTTATGAAACTGGTTTATGCTTAACGGGAACTGTTCATGTTTAACAGGAACTGTTTCCAGACAGCAAATTTCTACCCAGAGGACAATGCATCGCCCAAAGTGGTTTCGGCTCCGTTGACACCCCTGCTGCTAGCTGCGGGTAACTGCAAACACGCAACCTCTGTCTGTACACTGTGCCGGGAGGGGCAGAGCATTTAACTGCAGATGAAGAGTTATGGATTAAACTGTCTGCAAAAAGGATTACATTACACAGAAAGACTctgatgtttttttctctctattgctttccatttctctctctctctctctctctccctctctctctctctctccctctctctctctctctctctctctctctctctctctc
The Osmerus eperlanus chromosome 17, fOsmEpe2.1, whole genome shotgun sequence DNA segment above includes these coding regions:
- the ptprz1b gene encoding receptor-type tyrosine-protein phosphatase zeta translates to MKASMRRLNLLVAQTLILCQIVAAVDQYSRGQRKFTQDIEWSYTGTLNQANWGKKYPWCNSPRQSPVDIDATFTQARAQFQGLRLEGWEKETLETTTIRNDGKTVVLGIEGEYYVSGGGLRSRFRVGQITFHWGRCNSSSDGSEHSLNGRKFPLEMQIYCYESELYKSIEDAIRDGGKITALAVLFEASLHDNDNYNTIMEGVNTVSRFGKSSSVEPFSLLALLPNATDQYYTYNGSLTSPPCTETVEWIVFKHNVAISETQLEVFCEVMTMEQAGYVMLTDYLQNNYREQRLQFSGQVFSSYTGVEDLLTPTCSSEPGNVQADASNDTTIVVTWERPRVVFDTTIDWYSVSYQRLQGREQPRHEYRTDGDQDVGAIIHGLLANSSYVVEVLAVCTNGLTGRMSDQIIVDMPLEDAESESGPDTDSAETEDNNEDNAPQVDQNQVDREEAKDESPVEEIPVEQTKVFQNRLLEITTQPSPDQNLPIQPGTQNTVDQRKQKVDPPRTKPERAGFDPNLVDQNKRITPNRTHTSSASDSKSSIWVTLMTDQPGFLFPVAKTTSMPVRRRITEESSLSASPKSRVKASTSGGDLPPLGGDIFPLPAVDMEVTDIYFEDVVNSTLFELPPSTTTPQGNGDDQGLVTSPPKGGDVRRTEAPPLSETPLSETSTPSVPWVRARSATPSNTLSTGDSSSGTSSISKILPHTTQPMFNVRTDSSSSQEQSESSPLPPPLASSVLDREPTVSAFEGATPAPPPTQSEEASLHIPVPGTGPSSSSTTTRILPPTPAISTPPEGRASTLHPTGHSPQEGLLDPLSLDGKMDSSGSGSGLYDRSSAQDRDVTVVFWTGRGEAEPETVSETKGETEGGIRGETRPEKAGETEGETGGETGDEGGPEGGSEKGDEGEPEEGSETGDEEGGETGPVTGYETGPEGGSETGDEEGGETGLVTGYETGPEGGSEIGDETEGETWSETGDEGEGETAGEGRGETGTEGWGERQGETGPETDFEGLYSGFYFEGELTLEAEGETKVKTERDRETGRETGRETESPAQIDGLKPSLWRSATVEDGSGSGDEVDGGTEGGFDRETGGSREGRGAGMKGDGGREGGGKGGIAGGGGGKEGRGAKEDLLGVGNLTVELRLPVFNISTAVELNRKEGSNSSHESRVGMVGSGVERERRTVVPLAVVSTLTILCLLVLVGILIYWRNCFQTANFYPEDNASPKVVSAPLTPLLLAAEEQQEAMSVKQFVKHVAELHSTNTFSKEFEIVKECCEEVQECTVDLSVTTESSNHPDNRTKNRYINILAYDHSRVKLTNSLDGKGKVSDYINANFVDGFERPRAYIAAQGPLRAGREDFWRMVWQQNVGVIIMITNLLEKGRRKCEQYWPEENQEDYGQYQVSLRSSKTLAYYTLRTFTLRDSSQKASQKGRGTERTVLQYHYTQWPDMGVPEYTLPVLSFVRTSTQDRTNDSGPVLVHCSAGVGRTGTYIVLDSMLQQIQEQGKVNVLGFLKHVRTQRNYLVQTEEQYVFTHDALVEAILSKDTLVTSDLIHSYVSDLLTPAPSGRTRMEKQFKLVSQRRARQSDYATALKEGNAEKNRSSSLMPVERSRVCLSTAGSDSSDYINASYVMGHHQSREFILTQTPLVSTVSDFWRMVWDHNARVIVALPDTHTQSCQSPREEPWVYWPSKDQPISCKGFTVSFSGEEHVCLANEERLVVQDFILEATQDDYVLEVRQYASRCWPNPDSPIRNCFQLVNIVREHGRERDGPVVVHDRLGGTTAGLFCALTTLCHQLEQEASVDVYQVARMTNLMRPGVFNDLEQYQFLYRAVLSLVSSQEDQKTLQSSETNGSIPHGTVITAESLESLM